From Nonlabens sp. Ci31, the proteins below share one genomic window:
- a CDS encoding universal stress protein, whose translation MLRVLLPTDFSTHSYNALSYAQQLFSKVAVEFTLFHAYEPTVLQMLGNISPQRLASIYQDWKLKSVHQLNALQSQILQTSQPEFHQYAVEAYEGHLTEGIAAFEKGACDYIIMGSKGSTGLKEIFLGSVTYSVVSLQQEIPILIIPENASFKTLEKVGLETDFKESYSKAVLQPLLLLTKIWGATLHLVQVYSNPDLSTLEENHLQHLKTILKDIPCSFHVIPKFSSLENCIHVFEEDLEIDIMVLIDYPLNFFDRLMGKSIVRNITFHTSLPFLILPTPN comes from the coding sequence ATGTTACGAGTTCTTCTACCTACAGATTTTAGTACACACTCCTATAACGCATTGTCTTATGCGCAACAGCTGTTTTCAAAAGTAGCGGTAGAGTTTACTTTATTTCATGCTTATGAGCCCACTGTCCTTCAGATGCTGGGGAATATAAGTCCACAACGATTAGCGTCCATCTATCAAGACTGGAAGCTAAAGTCTGTTCATCAATTAAACGCTCTTCAATCTCAAATTCTTCAAACAAGCCAGCCAGAATTCCATCAGTATGCAGTGGAGGCTTATGAAGGACATCTCACGGAAGGCATAGCTGCTTTTGAAAAGGGAGCATGCGACTACATCATTATGGGAAGTAAAGGCTCTACTGGACTTAAAGAAATATTTCTAGGCAGTGTTACCTATAGCGTAGTCTCTTTACAACAAGAAATACCTATCCTTATTATACCAGAAAATGCAAGTTTTAAAACTCTGGAAAAAGTAGGGTTAGAAACAGATTTTAAGGAAAGTTATAGCAAAGCAGTGTTGCAGCCCTTACTGCTACTCACAAAAATATGGGGGGCAACTTTACATCTCGTTCAAGTTTATAGCAATCCAGACTTGAGTACTTTAGAAGAAAATCACTTACAGCATTTAAAAACCATACTAAAAGATATTCCGTGTAGTTTTCATGTCATTCCTAAGTTTTCTTCCTTAGAGAATTGCATTCATGTATTTGAGGAAGACTTAGAAATTGACATAATGGTTTTAATCGACTATCCTTTGAATTTCTTTGATCGTTTGATGGGGAAATCCATCGTTAGAAACATCACTTTTCACACTTCGTTACCATTTTTAATACTACCTACTCCTAACTGA
- a CDS encoding cytochrome b/b6 domain-containing protein — protein MEKTEYSKMYRIIHWAIAVSFLLLLITIFLRLTWMNKYHVAAIIGEYLNGAGQDLSQDQLIVLAKKIRQPMWDWHIYIGYVLVGLFSFRFVIPAFGQMKFQNPVDQALSIKMKFKKWTYLVFYLCVVVSLVTGLLIELGPKGFKEPMEEIHLLGIYYLTAFIIIHLAGILISEFTDQKGIISSIISGTKANE, from the coding sequence ATGGAAAAAACAGAATATTCTAAGATGTATCGCATCATTCATTGGGCGATAGCGGTATCATTTTTATTGCTTTTGATCACGATTTTTTTGCGATTGACCTGGATGAATAAGTACCATGTCGCTGCTATCATAGGGGAGTACTTGAATGGTGCTGGGCAGGATTTATCTCAGGATCAACTCATAGTTCTTGCAAAAAAAATAAGACAACCCATGTGGGATTGGCATATTTACATAGGTTATGTACTTGTTGGGTTATTTAGTTTTCGCTTTGTAATTCCTGCATTTGGACAAATGAAATTTCAAAACCCTGTGGATCAAGCACTGTCTATAAAAATGAAATTTAAGAAATGGACTTATTTGGTTTTTTATCTCTGCGTGGTGGTGTCTCTTGTCACTGGACTACTCATAGAATTAGGTCCCAAAGGATTTAAAGAGCCTATGGAAGAAATCCACCTGCTAGGAATTTACTATCTGACTGCATTTATTATAATCCATTTGGCAGGTATCTTAATATCAGAATTTACTGATCAAAAAGGAATTATTTCAAGTATCATAAGTGGCACTAAGGCTAATGAGTAG
- a CDS encoding universal stress protein, translated as MKHVLIPIDFTSPSWKVVSCVLSMYLKAGMRFYLIYSAAVDLKIDAHVTQRELKERDLKIQLKDLEGLLAPNQKIISLPWKGSFIGNIKEAVVEYDIDLIALNAGCSPACYKGIKANPAKDIITRVKCPVLMVPLDFKCKQAKEIVLLSDFNFIHRARSTNTLVQFVKDNQSHLHILQLHKHSHALTETQDNNKLFLQNTLGDLSHSFHFVIDKTMNEALQFYINRNQVDLVILFAKNINLLEHILFSKTRGGGFDYHKKVPFLIIHE; from the coding sequence ATGAAGCATGTCCTTATTCCTATAGATTTCACAAGTCCTTCATGGAAGGTCGTTAGCTGTGTACTATCCATGTACTTAAAGGCAGGAATGCGTTTTTACCTCATCTATTCAGCTGCTGTAGACCTTAAAATAGATGCCCATGTTACTCAACGGGAGCTTAAAGAAAGAGATTTAAAAATACAGCTAAAAGATCTTGAAGGGCTTTTGGCTCCTAATCAAAAAATCATTTCATTACCTTGGAAAGGAAGCTTTATAGGAAATATTAAAGAAGCCGTTGTGGAGTATGATATAGATTTAATAGCACTAAATGCTGGATGCTCTCCTGCTTGTTATAAAGGTATAAAGGCAAATCCAGCTAAGGATATCATTACTAGAGTAAAATGCCCAGTTCTCATGGTGCCACTGGATTTTAAATGCAAACAGGCCAAAGAAATAGTACTCTTATCTGATTTTAACTTTATACATCGGGCGCGTTCAACAAATACTTTAGTACAATTTGTCAAGGATAATCAAAGTCATCTCCATATTTTACAACTTCATAAACACAGCCATGCCTTAACAGAAACTCAAGACAACAATAAGTTATTTTTGCAAAATACCTTGGGTGATCTTTCACATAGTTTTCATTTTGTCATCGATAAAACTATGAATGAAGCATTACAATTCTATATCAATAGGAATCAAGTAGACTTGGTCATTTTATTTGCAAAAAACATCAATCTTTTAGAACATATACTATTCTCAAAAACTCGAGGCGGAGGTTTTGATTACCATAAAAAAGTTCCCTTTTTGATCATTCATGAATAA
- a CDS encoding universal stress protein, which translates to MKNILLPTDFSKTSLHAIEYAVQLFKEEDCTFYVLNTYEPVALYSATAYGMDPALNMDIGEIFKTTSEKRVQKIIDKVASKYPDTKHIFQGVSSFNMLNAEVEELVEDYAIDLIIMGTNGASGLKEVFIGSQTMHVIKDAKIPVIGVPAGYSYKKPKDILFTTDFKTDTNQKGLALLEELCSKNSSRLIFLNIFQGVRLTEQQVKNQQALEAHFKRDAPITQIVKGVEVLDAMEEFQSKHSIELLVLVHNKHNFFENLLFTPVVQKIVHYSDVPFLILPHYKTE; encoded by the coding sequence ATGAAAAACATCTTGTTACCTACCGACTTTTCTAAAACTTCTCTCCATGCTATTGAATATGCTGTCCAGCTATTTAAGGAGGAAGATTGTACTTTTTATGTGCTCAACACTTATGAACCTGTAGCCTTATATTCTGCGACTGCCTATGGAATGGATCCTGCTCTTAACATGGATATAGGAGAAATATTCAAAACGACCTCAGAAAAAAGGGTGCAAAAAATAATAGATAAAGTTGCTTCAAAGTACCCCGATACCAAGCACATTTTTCAAGGAGTTTCTTCCTTCAATATGTTGAATGCTGAGGTGGAAGAGCTCGTAGAAGACTATGCGATTGATCTTATAATTATGGGTACTAATGGGGCTTCAGGATTAAAAGAAGTCTTTATAGGATCTCAAACCATGCATGTCATAAAGGATGCAAAAATCCCTGTAATAGGAGTGCCAGCTGGTTATTCTTATAAGAAGCCCAAGGACATACTCTTCACAACAGATTTTAAAACAGACACTAATCAAAAGGGGTTGGCTCTATTAGAAGAGCTGTGTTCAAAAAACAGCTCTAGGTTGATCTTCTTAAATATCTTTCAAGGGGTACGCCTTACAGAGCAACAAGTCAAAAATCAACAAGCCCTAGAAGCCCATTTTAAACGAGATGCTCCTATCACACAAATTGTAAAAGGAGTGGAAGTATTAGATGCGATGGAAGAATTTCAATCTAAACACAGTATAGAATTACTGGTACTGGTACATAACAAACACAACTTTTTTGAGAACTTACTTTTTACACCAGTGGTACAAAAGATCGTTCATTATTCTGACGTTCCTTTCTTGATTCTGCCACATTATAAAACAGAATAA
- a CDS encoding universal stress protein: MKKKILIPTDFSKNAWNAITYVADLFKDQECDFYLLNAHGSTAYSTSEMMVSEPGTLSYDTAKIKSEEGLSKLMDMLDFREKNHKHSYTTLSQFNDPLSAINSVVEKRDIELVVMGTKGASDYENRLFGSNTVRVMEELRTCPILGIPQDARVVHLKEIVFPTSFKTHYKRRELIHLVALAQIQDAHICVLHVSEHQELDKEQKEDRKLLEECLEGASFSWHQIGGSDAAAGVQRFVESRNSDMVAFINRKHSFFTNIFSKPMVKELGMFSKVPLLVMHDLRN, translated from the coding sequence ATGAAAAAGAAAATCCTCATTCCAACAGATTTTTCAAAAAATGCATGGAACGCCATCACTTATGTTGCAGATCTTTTTAAAGACCAAGAATGCGATTTTTACTTGCTTAACGCTCATGGATCAACCGCATACAGCACCAGTGAGATGATGGTGTCAGAGCCTGGAACTCTTTCCTATGATACGGCAAAAATAAAGTCAGAAGAAGGACTTTCTAAGCTTATGGATATGCTTGATTTTAGAGAAAAAAACCATAAACACAGCTATACCACCCTTTCTCAATTTAACGACCCTTTAAGTGCTATCAATTCAGTGGTAGAAAAGCGAGACATTGAATTGGTGGTTATGGGAACAAAAGGAGCAAGTGATTATGAGAACAGACTTTTTGGCAGTAATACCGTTAGGGTTATGGAAGAATTACGCACCTGTCCCATTCTGGGTATTCCGCAAGATGCACGTGTGGTACATTTAAAAGAGATTGTTTTTCCTACTAGTTTTAAAACACACTATAAAAGAAGAGAGTTGATACATCTGGTAGCGCTCGCACAAATTCAAGATGCTCATATTTGCGTCTTGCACGTCAGTGAACACCAGGAGTTGGATAAAGAGCAAAAGGAAGACAGGAAACTTCTAGAAGAATGTCTTGAAGGAGCGTCATTTAGTTGGCATCAGATAGGTGGTTCAGACGCTGCAGCTGGCGTACAGCGATTTGTTGAAAGTCGCAACAGTGATATGGTCGCTTTTATCAATAGAAAACACAGCTTTTTCACTAATATATTTTCAAAACCTATGGTAAAAGAACTAGGTATGTTTAGTAAAGTGCCCTTACTAGTGATGCACGATTTGCGCAATTAG
- a CDS encoding response regulator yields MKKVLIIEDDTALRENTAELLELLNFEVATAPNGRIGITLAKQNHPDVIVCDIMMPEVDGYGVLEALSSDTSTNQIPFIFLSAKTEHKEIRQGMDLGADDYLTKPFEEEELISAIESRIAKATILKNLLSATTSPSQEDQLRNLNELKNFFDDEGEECTFQKGAHIYKESGRSFRIYLLLKGIVKTYKIDKSGKELITALHKADDFLGFTSLLDNVAYQESAQALEDVTVVGVLKSTLREILGNSKNISMELLQLLTDDVAGVKNQLLQMAYSSVRKKTAQTILQFAQVLDKNTEENICIARNDLASVAGIATESLIRTLSGFKKEGLIEIEGRNIRILNLKKLELLE; encoded by the coding sequence ATGAAAAAAGTACTCATTATTGAAGACGATACTGCCTTAAGAGAAAACACGGCAGAGTTACTGGAACTATTAAATTTTGAAGTGGCTACAGCACCTAATGGTCGCATAGGTATCACTCTTGCAAAACAAAACCATCCCGACGTGATTGTTTGTGATATTATGATGCCAGAAGTAGATGGGTATGGAGTGCTAGAAGCATTATCATCAGACACGAGTACCAATCAAATTCCCTTTATATTCTTATCTGCAAAAACAGAGCATAAAGAAATACGCCAAGGAATGGATCTAGGTGCTGACGATTATCTCACGAAGCCATTTGAAGAAGAAGAGCTTATAAGCGCAATAGAAAGTAGAATAGCAAAAGCTACTATTCTTAAAAACCTATTGTCAGCAACAACATCTCCATCTCAAGAAGATCAATTGCGCAACCTTAACGAGTTGAAGAACTTTTTTGATGATGAGGGAGAAGAATGTACCTTTCAAAAAGGAGCGCATATTTATAAGGAAAGTGGTCGTTCCTTTAGAATTTATCTCCTCTTAAAAGGTATCGTTAAAACATATAAAATAGATAAAAGTGGGAAGGAGTTGATCACCGCACTTCATAAAGCTGATGATTTTTTAGGCTTTACATCCCTTCTGGATAACGTTGCTTATCAAGAATCAGCACAGGCGCTAGAAGATGTAACAGTTGTAGGAGTGCTCAAATCAACACTCAGAGAAATACTGGGCAACAGTAAGAACATTTCCATGGAACTCTTGCAGCTTTTAACCGATGATGTTGCAGGGGTTAAAAACCAATTATTACAAATGGCCTACAGCTCGGTACGAAAGAAAACAGCACAAACCATTTTGCAATTTGCACAAGTACTGGATAAAAATACCGAAGAAAATATATGTATAGCTCGCAATGATCTGGCCAGTGTTGCCGGTATTGCCACAGAGAGTTTGATACGTACCTTATCTGGATTTAAGAAGGAAGGTCTTATTGAAATTGAAGGCCGTAATATTAGAATTCTCAATTTAAAAAAGCTAGAACTTCTGGAATAG
- a CDS encoding universal stress protein codes for MASIIVPTDFSDNAYNALFYASRLISSEVCKISLVHSYGDQLSEALSRLDNSVNDVIANEIRAKIYDQLEVVKHKIIRDCEGTALEVELFYGALALNDIINDLIDNMDVDFVVMGTKGASGLKEVFMGSQAVSVIKNIHPIPLFLIPEKSDFKLPKNIVYATDLKTDYQENEFAFLKNIVKEQQSNFHLAHVYHPSKAAAGVELHYTNLKNRLQDVAYTTHWISSDKEMEETLTEFCKSHHINLLVLRYHKYSFLKSILKTSFVEKASFHLDLPLLILPDSI; via the coding sequence ATGGCATCTATAATTGTACCTACCGACTTCTCAGATAACGCCTATAACGCTTTATTTTATGCATCGAGATTAATTTCTAGTGAAGTTTGTAAAATTTCATTAGTTCACTCCTATGGAGACCAACTTTCAGAAGCCTTAAGCAGATTGGATAACAGTGTAAATGATGTTATTGCAAATGAAATAAGGGCTAAGATTTATGATCAGCTAGAAGTTGTAAAACATAAAATTATAAGGGATTGCGAAGGAACAGCTCTTGAGGTTGAATTGTTTTATGGCGCATTAGCATTGAATGATATTATCAATGATTTAATCGATAATATGGATGTGGACTTTGTAGTTATGGGGACTAAAGGAGCCTCTGGCTTAAAAGAAGTTTTTATGGGAAGTCAGGCCGTAAGTGTTATTAAAAATATACATCCTATTCCGCTGTTTTTAATACCTGAAAAGTCAGACTTTAAGTTGCCTAAAAATATCGTTTATGCAACAGACCTAAAAACTGATTATCAAGAAAATGAGTTTGCTTTTCTAAAAAATATAGTAAAGGAACAACAGTCAAATTTTCATTTGGCACATGTTTACCATCCATCTAAGGCGGCTGCAGGGGTGGAACTTCATTACACAAATCTTAAAAACAGATTGCAAGATGTAGCTTATACCACGCACTGGATCTCTAGTGATAAAGAAATGGAAGAAACGCTTACTGAATTCTGTAAGAGTCACCATATTAATTTATTGGTACTCAGGTACCACAAGTACAGCTTTTTAAAGAGCATTCTCAAAACGTCATTTGTAGAAAAAGCCAGTTTTCATTTGGATCTACCTCTTCTGATACTGCCAGATAGCATCTGA
- a CDS encoding NAD(P)-dependent oxidoreductase, protein MKTLIYSAKDFETPFLEEANKDVHSFKYSSDRLTTKTAMMALGFEAISIFSADDASGIVLEKLKDFGVKYITLRSAGHDNINLKIAKRLNFKVANSPDYSPYAVAEHAITLLLALNRKVTLARKQTQNYNFTLDKLIGFDLHNKTVGVIGTGKIGSIIAQILNGFGCCIMAVDPFEKEDLKTRFQVSYTHLDNLCKECSVIILSIPLTSDTHHLIDKSKLDLMHKETLLVNVARGAVVHTKDVLAYVEKKRIGGYATDVYDKESGVFFYDRSQNKPHDTDLEKMLTHDHILLTPHQAFATKEALANIAQTTVDNLSSWQEGSNPKNSLIPLDEKES, encoded by the coding sequence ATGAAAACACTCATTTACTCTGCAAAAGATTTTGAAACTCCTTTTTTAGAAGAAGCAAATAAGGACGTACACTCTTTTAAATACAGTTCAGATAGGCTGACGACAAAGACCGCCATGATGGCATTAGGATTTGAAGCGATCTCTATTTTCTCTGCAGATGATGCCAGTGGAATTGTTCTGGAAAAGCTCAAGGATTTTGGGGTGAAATACATAACGCTGCGCTCTGCGGGACACGATAATATCAATCTTAAAATCGCAAAACGATTGAATTTTAAAGTTGCAAATTCGCCAGATTACTCTCCATATGCCGTTGCAGAGCATGCTATAACATTGTTATTAGCATTAAATAGGAAGGTGACGCTTGCGCGAAAACAAACTCAAAACTACAACTTCACCCTTGATAAGCTTATTGGATTTGATCTACACAATAAAACAGTAGGAGTTATTGGAACAGGGAAAATAGGAAGTATTATCGCACAGATATTAAACGGATTCGGTTGTTGTATTATGGCTGTAGACCCTTTTGAAAAAGAAGATCTAAAAACACGGTTTCAGGTATCCTATACCCACTTAGACAACTTGTGTAAAGAATGTTCGGTAATCATTTTAAGCATCCCATTAACTTCAGATACGCATCATCTTATAGATAAGTCAAAACTGGATTTGATGCATAAAGAAACCTTATTGGTTAACGTAGCAAGAGGAGCGGTTGTCCACACCAAAGATGTTCTGGCGTATGTAGAAAAAAAACGCATCGGAGGCTACGCAACAGATGTATACGATAAAGAAAGCGGTGTGTTCTTTTATGACAGGTCACAAAACAAACCTCATGATACGGATCTAGAGAAAATGCTCACACATGATCACATTCTTCTTACACCACATCAAGCCTTTGCCACAAAAGAAGCGCTAGCAAATATTGCGCAAACCACTGTTGATAACCTGAGTAGTTGGCAAGAAGGCAGTAATCCTAAAAACAGCTTGATACCGCTAGATGAAAAAGAAAGTTGA
- a CDS encoding PAS domain-containing sensor histidine kinase, which produces MGFFEESIEEAFLILFEGASEGIVVVNSTQIIVATNASARAIFGYKKRELEGQHLHTLIPSSYHKEHHSHFHGFMDHSQKREMGKGRDLFGLRKDGTKFPVEAGLNPFILHNHRYVMSLVTDITVRKENERQIADLNDHLADLNDHLEEKIVERTNSLNKAVDLLQQEVSLRIKAENNAKEALQKEKELNELKTKFLSLVSHEFKTPISGILTSATLVGKYTTEEQQEKREKHLNTIKSKVKYLNTIIDDFLSIERLDTGKANYKASSFPLSKVLNEVIYDANMHLKEGQNIQYPKNADDITLVFDEKILELSLSNLIHNAIKYSGEGSLVSIEVNELLEHLEIKIKDQGIGIPKQEQRFVFDRYFRAENVLLTPGTGIGLNIVQNHLKNLNATISFISTAGKGSTFSILIPIVNSTIS; this is translated from the coding sequence ATGGGGTTTTTTGAAGAAAGTATAGAAGAAGCTTTTCTTATTTTATTTGAAGGTGCTTCAGAGGGAATTGTGGTAGTCAATTCTACTCAAATTATTGTGGCTACAAATGCCTCTGCGAGAGCAATTTTTGGATATAAGAAAAGAGAATTAGAAGGACAGCATCTTCACACACTTATTCCTAGCTCTTATCATAAAGAGCATCATTCTCATTTCCATGGTTTTATGGATCACAGTCAGAAACGAGAAATGGGAAAAGGTAGAGACCTTTTTGGATTACGCAAGGACGGTACTAAATTTCCTGTTGAGGCAGGTTTGAACCCATTCATATTGCACAATCATCGTTATGTGATGTCCCTTGTAACAGATATTACGGTACGCAAAGAAAACGAAAGACAAATAGCAGACCTTAATGACCACCTTGCAGACCTTAATGACCACCTTGAGGAAAAGATAGTAGAACGTACCAATTCCTTAAATAAAGCGGTAGACCTATTGCAGCAGGAAGTAAGCTTGCGTATCAAAGCAGAAAACAACGCTAAAGAGGCCTTACAAAAAGAGAAAGAGCTCAATGAGTTAAAAACAAAATTCTTATCCTTGGTTTCACATGAGTTCAAAACTCCTATTAGTGGTATTCTTACCTCTGCGACACTGGTTGGAAAATATACGACAGAAGAGCAGCAAGAAAAAAGGGAAAAGCATCTCAACACTATAAAAAGTAAGGTAAAATACCTCAACACGATAATAGACGATTTCTTGTCTATAGAGCGATTAGACACAGGAAAGGCTAATTATAAAGCCTCTTCATTTCCATTAAGTAAAGTACTTAATGAAGTCATTTATGATGCAAATATGCATCTCAAAGAGGGCCAAAACATTCAGTATCCAAAGAATGCAGACGATATCACCTTAGTGTTTGATGAAAAAATTCTCGAACTTTCTCTGAGCAATCTCATACATAATGCGATCAAATACTCTGGAGAAGGAAGTCTGGTGTCCATAGAAGTAAATGAACTTCTAGAGCATCTAGAAATTAAGATTAAAGATCAAGGAATAGGTATTCCAAAACAAGAGCAGCGCTTTGTTTTTGACCGCTATTTTAGAGCAGAGAATGTGCTGCTCACTCCAGGAACGGGAATAGGTCTTAATATCGTTCAAAACCATTTAAAAAACCTAAACGCTACTATTTCATTCATAAGTACCGCAGGTAAAGGTTCCACCTTTAGTATTTTAATACCAATTGTAAACAGTACCATATCATGA
- a CDS encoding universal stress protein: protein MRVIIIPTDFSENAFNALTCAIQYFNNEEATFFIVHTCETKENHQSKEFEEQLDHLLERVEYLTFNPLHHFDTQVIYGNLMTQLDNLVDVQNADLVVMGTQGRTADRKMSFGSNTLKVIKKVKCPVLAIPLELEFKSPDRILFPSELLIPFKNRELDLLSSIAYNHGSVLNLLHIAKFDTLSQRQQEMKALWESRFRESEIKYKRQDLGVPTTVINNIITQNDIDLLVLVNSKHSFLESFIQLPTIDSLSLNLKIPFLILQNLPR, encoded by the coding sequence ATGAGAGTTATAATCATCCCTACCGATTTTTCAGAGAATGCTTTTAACGCTTTAACTTGTGCTATACAGTATTTCAATAATGAAGAGGCCACCTTTTTTATAGTCCATACTTGTGAAACTAAAGAAAACCATCAATCAAAAGAATTTGAAGAACAATTGGATCATCTACTGGAACGCGTGGAGTATTTAACTTTTAACCCGCTTCATCATTTTGACACTCAAGTGATTTATGGAAACTTAATGACCCAATTGGACAACCTTGTAGATGTTCAAAACGCCGACTTGGTAGTTATGGGAACACAAGGTAGGACAGCAGACCGCAAGATGAGCTTTGGCAGCAATACCTTAAAAGTGATTAAAAAGGTAAAATGTCCTGTACTAGCCATTCCATTAGAGTTGGAGTTTAAAAGTCCAGACCGAATATTATTTCCTTCAGAACTATTGATTCCTTTTAAAAATAGAGAGCTGGATCTTTTAAGTAGTATTGCTTACAACCATGGTTCGGTGTTGAATTTACTTCATATCGCAAAGTTCGATACTTTATCCCAACGACAACAAGAAATGAAAGCTTTGTGGGAGTCTCGCTTTCGCGAAAGCGAAATAAAATACAAGCGTCAAGATCTAGGAGTTCCTACTACGGTCATTAATAACATCATCACTCAAAATGATATTGATTTACTGGTACTCGTAAATTCAAAGCATTCTTTTCTGGAGTCTTTTATACAATTACCAACTATAGATTCTTTAAGCCTGAATTTAAAAATTCCATTTTTGATACTTCAAAATCTACCTAGATAA